In the Hordeum vulgare subsp. vulgare chromosome 7H, MorexV3_pseudomolecules_assembly, whole genome shotgun sequence genome, one interval contains:
- the LOC123411398 gene encoding uncharacterized protein LOC123411398, translating into MRCAVLPLLLVFVAARAAAVVTDGLLPNGNFELGPAKSELVNGTVVKGGKAIPKWETSGFVEYIESGHKQGDMLLVVPQGAYAVRLGNDASILQRIPVARGSYYAVTFSAARTCAQAERLNVSVSPESGVLPMQTIYGSNGWDSYAWAFKAKLDVVELVIHNPGVEEDPACGPLIDAVAIRTLYPPTLSKGNMLKNGGFEEGPYFLPNASWGVLIPPNIEDDHSPLPAWMIMSSKAVKYVDAAHFSVPEGARAVELVGGKESALVQEVRTVPGWAYRLSFAVGDSGHDCKGSMVAEAYAARSTLKVPYESKGAGGYKRAVLDFVAVRDRTRVVFQSAFYHMKADGTLCGPVIDDAKLVGLRKKPAARRLML; encoded by the exons ATGCGTTGTGCAGTGCTGCCgctgctgctcgtcttcgtggCGGCGCGCGCCGCCGCGGTCGTCACCGACG GTCTCCTGCCGAACGGCAACTTCGAGCTGGGTCCGGCCAAGTCGGAGCTGGTGAACGGTACTGTGGTGAAGGGCGGGAAGGCGATCCCCAAGTGGGAGACGTCGGGTTTCGTGGAGTACATCGAGTCGGGGCACAAGCAGGGCGACATGCTGCTTGTGGTGCCGCAGGGCGCCTACGCCGTCCGCCTCGGCAACGACGCCTCCATCCTCCAACGCATCCCCGTCGCCCGTGGCTCCTACTACGCCGTCACCTTCAGCGCCGCCCGCACCTGCGCGCAGGCCGAGCGCCTCAACGTCTCCGTCAGCCCCGAGTCGGGCGTGCTCCCCATGCAGACCATCTACGGCAGCAACGGCTGGGACTCGTACGCCTGGGCCTTCAAGGCCAAGCTCGACGTCGTGGAGCTCGTCATCCACAACCCCGGCGTCGAGGAGGACCCCGCCTGCGGCCCGCTCATCGACGCCGTCGCCATCCGCACCCTCTACCCGCCCACGCTCTCCAAGGGCAACATGCTCAAGAACGGCGGATTCGAGGAGGGCCCCTACTTCCTCCCCAACGCCTCCTGGGGCGTCCTCATCCCGCCAAACATCGAGGACGACCACTCCCCGCTCCCCGCCTGGATGATCATGTCCTCCAAGGCCGTCAAGTACGTCGACGCCGCCCACTTCAGCGTCCCCGAGGGCGCCCGCGCCGTCGAGCTCGTCGGCGGCAAGGAGAGCGCGCTCGTGCAGGAGGTGCGCACCGTGCCCGGCTGGGCGTACCGCCTCTCCTTCGCCGTCGGAGACTCCGGACACGACTGCAAGGGATCCATGGTCGCCGAGGCCTACGCCGCGCGATCCACGCTCAAGGTGCCGTACGAGTCCAAGGGCGCCGGCGGGTACAAGCGCGCCGTGCTGGACTTCGTCGCCGTCAGGGACCGCACGAGGGTCGTCTTCCAGAGCGCCTTCTACCACATGAAGGCCGACGGCACGCTCTGCGGGCCCGTCATCGACGACGCCAAGCTCGTCGGACTGCGCAAGAAGCCCGCCGCACGTCGCCTCATGCTCTGA